In Synechococcus sp. PCC 6312, one genomic interval encodes:
- a CDS encoding NIL domain-containing protein: MTTFPLEAEDLPLGEERLTQKHIRVRIDKNYVSDPVICELIVKFQLTINIKGALLAPNSREDGWFDLELTGKATQIDNALSYLNDLNLEIIPEKDIDGW; this comes from the coding sequence ATGACTACATTTCCCCTGGAAGCTGAAGATTTACCCTTAGGCGAAGAGCGATTAACCCAAAAACACATTCGGGTTAGGATTGATAAAAACTATGTATCTGACCCGGTGATTTGCGAGTTAATTGTCAAGTTCCAACTCACGATCAATATCAAAGGGGCATTGCTGGCTCCCAACTCTCGGGAAGATGGCTGGTTTGATTTAGAATTGACCGGAAAAGCAACCCAAATTGACAACGCCCTCAGCTATTTAAATGATCTCAATCTAGAAATCATACCCGAGAAAGATATTGATGGTTGGTAA
- a CDS encoding sulfate ABC transporter substrate-binding protein — MFGFGRKLKQWVALFIVGASLAGLVAACGPSDSPQGGGTSTEAKPDAEITLVSFAVTKAAHDAIIPLFKEKWQQEHNQNVIFKQSYGGSGSQTRAVIDGLEADVVHLALATDVDKIAEAGLTSPEWATKAPNNGIVSKSVAAIITRDGNPKNIKTWDDLAKPGNTFITANPKTSGGARWNFLVLWGAKAQTGSTPEQAKEFVAAAYKNVPILAKDARESTDVFAKQGQGDALVNYENEVILANLNNENLTYIVPDVNISIDNPIAVVDKNAEKHGTQEVAQAFVEFLYTPEAQKEFAKVGFRSVDPGVEKEFATQFPPIKTLFTVQDLGGWEKVNKEFFADGAIFDQIYTK; from the coding sequence ATGTTCGGTTTTGGACGAAAGCTGAAGCAGTGGGTAGCCCTATTTATTGTGGGGGCGAGCTTGGCGGGCCTGGTGGCAGCTTGTGGCCCGAGTGATTCTCCCCAAGGAGGCGGAACATCCACTGAAGCTAAACCCGATGCTGAAATTACTCTGGTTTCTTTTGCGGTGACCAAAGCTGCCCACGATGCAATCATTCCCCTGTTCAAAGAGAAATGGCAGCAAGAACACAATCAAAACGTGATCTTCAAGCAGAGCTATGGCGGTTCTGGCAGTCAAACCCGAGCCGTGATTGATGGTTTAGAAGCTGACGTGGTGCACTTAGCTCTGGCAACCGATGTGGATAAAATTGCCGAGGCGGGTTTAACCAGTCCTGAATGGGCCACAAAAGCCCCGAATAATGGCATTGTCTCGAAATCTGTAGCAGCAATTATCACCCGAGATGGCAACCCCAAAAATATTAAAACCTGGGATGACTTAGCTAAACCGGGAAATACCTTTATTACCGCTAACCCAAAAACATCCGGTGGGGCGCGTTGGAATTTTCTGGTTCTTTGGGGGGCTAAAGCTCAAACTGGCAGTACACCGGAACAGGCCAAGGAATTTGTGGCGGCTGCCTATAAGAATGTCCCAATTCTGGCCAAGGATGCCCGGGAATCTACAGATGTTTTTGCCAAACAAGGTCAAGGGGATGCCCTGGTGAACTATGAAAATGAGGTGATTTTGGCGAACTTAAACAACGAAAACCTTACCTACATTGTCCCTGATGTCAATATCTCGATTGATAATCCGATCGCGGTGGTTGACAAAAATGCAGAAAAACACGGAACTCAGGAAGTCGCCCAGGCCTTTGTCGAATTTCTCTATACACCCGAAGCCCAAAAGGAATTTGCTAAAGTGGGGTTCCGCTCTGTTGATCCAGGCGTTGAGAAAGAATTTGCGACCCAATTCCCGCCAATTAAAACCCTCTTTACTGTCCAAGATTTAGGGGGTTGGGAAAAAGTCAATAAGGAATTCTTTGCTGATGGGGCAATTTTTGACCAAATCTATACCAAGTAG
- the cysT gene encoding sulfate ABC transporter permease subunit CysT yields the protein MTTTTAPIPPTQPIPGSRPKSQNWLSKLWHLHWTWRVTWGYLAVMLLIPTVLMLLKAIQEGPGKFWEVATSPIALSTYDVTFVTAFIAAVINGLFGTLIAWVLIRYTFPGKRFLEGVIDLPFALPTAVAGLTLATVYSNNGWIGSMFAPFSIEISFTRLGVGIAMVFISLPFVVRTVQPVLGEIEKELEEAAWCLGASQWQTFWRVLLPPILPAILTGIALGFSRAVGEYGSTVIISSNIPFKDLIAPVLVFQNLEAYDYTGATIIGTVMLLLSLLLLFVINFIQAWGQRYVIK from the coding sequence ATGACGACTACAACGGCCCCGATTCCCCCAACTCAACCCATCCCAGGCAGTCGGCCAAAATCCCAAAACTGGCTGTCTAAGCTCTGGCATCTACATTGGACTTGGCGAGTCACCTGGGGCTATCTCGCGGTAATGCTCCTGATTCCGACCGTTTTGATGCTCTTGAAAGCAATTCAGGAAGGGCCAGGCAAGTTTTGGGAAGTGGCGACCAGTCCAATTGCGCTTTCAACCTACGATGTCACCTTTGTCACGGCTTTTATTGCAGCGGTGATCAATGGCCTGTTTGGAACACTCATTGCTTGGGTTTTGATCCGGTATACATTTCCAGGTAAGCGATTTTTGGAAGGGGTGATTGACTTGCCCTTTGCCTTGCCCACTGCAGTTGCGGGTTTAACCTTGGCAACAGTCTATAGCAACAATGGCTGGATTGGGTCAATGTTTGCTCCCTTTAGCATCGAGATTTCCTTTACCCGCTTGGGGGTGGGGATCGCGATGGTGTTTATTTCTTTGCCCTTTGTTGTCCGCACCGTGCAGCCTGTTTTAGGGGAAATCGAAAAGGAATTAGAGGAGGCAGCTTGGTGTTTAGGGGCAAGTCAGTGGCAGACCTTTTGGCGAGTGTTATTGCCGCCGATTTTACCAGCGATTTTAACGGGGATTGCCCTAGGTTTTTCGCGGGCCGTGGGGGAATATGGCTCAACGGTGATTATTTCCTCCAACATTCCCTTTAAGGATCTGATTGCACCAGTTTTGGTCTTTCAAAATCTAGAAGCCTATGACTATACGGGGGCAACCATTATTGGTACCGTCATGTTGCTATTGTCCTTACTTTTATTGTTTGTGATTAACTTTATCCAGGCCTGGGGGCAACGCTATGTCATCAAATAA
- a CDS encoding metal ABC transporter solute-binding protein, Zn/Mn family, whose protein sequence is MMTKPLLGPPYPAQPSRKFFKIVTTVGMMSMIAGCQGEPPTANAPAESKIKVITTFLPMTQFTKAVAGDRAEVIQLLPTNVGPHDYQARPGDVQRLTQANVLVKNGLEMESFLDNIIANAENPNLKVINTSQGVKTITSASIRGEADDHDQVHDHNHSEAGTTKSAEGHHHGEFNPHIWLDPKRAIVQVENIRNGLIAADPGGEAIYQANAAAFIAQLQSLDQDIATQLQPFQGKTFVVFHDFASYFAQSYNLKATYLVDIPEDNPSPADVSRITKAVDAANLRAILTEPQANENTFAALAQDLKVKISIFDPMETGPETAAEPSYYLNTMRKNAQDLTTAFGGNVKSQQINWLRGHLAILPAQVRQSQMVKVGF, encoded by the coding sequence ATGATGACTAAGCCTTTGTTAGGCCCCCCCTACCCGGCCCAGCCCAGCCGAAAATTTTTTAAAATAGTCACTACGGTTGGCATGATGTCCATGATTGCTGGGTGTCAGGGAGAGCCGCCAACAGCAAATGCCCCGGCAGAGTCCAAAATTAAGGTGATTACGACCTTCTTGCCCATGACCCAGTTTACAAAGGCTGTTGCTGGAGACCGGGCAGAAGTGATCCAACTATTACCCACTAATGTTGGCCCCCACGATTACCAGGCCCGCCCAGGGGATGTCCAACGCTTAACCCAGGCCAATGTCTTAGTCAAAAATGGCCTGGAGATGGAAAGCTTTTTAGACAACATCATCGCCAATGCCGAAAATCCGAACCTGAAGGTGATTAATACGAGCCAAGGGGTTAAGACGATTACCAGTGCATCCATCAGGGGTGAGGCCGATGATCACGATCAGGTTCATGACCACAACCACAGTGAAGCGGGCACAACGAAATCTGCTGAGGGACATCATCATGGCGAGTTTAATCCCCACATTTGGCTGGATCCCAAGCGTGCCATTGTCCAGGTTGAAAATATTCGCAATGGTTTAATTGCTGCCGATCCAGGGGGAGAAGCAATCTATCAAGCCAACGCCGCCGCCTTTATCGCCCAGTTACAGAGCCTTGATCAGGACATTGCGACTCAACTTCAGCCATTCCAAGGTAAAACCTTTGTTGTTTTCCATGACTTTGCTTCCTACTTTGCCCAGAGCTATAACCTAAAGGCAACCTATCTGGTGGATATTCCCGAAGATAACCCTTCCCCGGCCGATGTTAGTCGGATTACCAAAGCTGTTGATGCGGCAAACTTGCGGGCTATTTTGACTGAACCCCAGGCCAATGAAAATACCTTTGCGGCCCTCGCTCAGGACTTAAAGGTCAAAATCAGCATCTTCGACCCGATGGAAACTGGCCCAGAAACAGCGGCAGAACCTAGCTATTATCTGAATACGATGCGTAAAAATGCTCAGGATTTAACCACCGCGTTTGGGGGCAATGTTAAATCCCAGCAGATCAATTGGCTGCGGGGCCATCTGGCTATTCTTCCAGCTCAGGTTAGGCAGTCTCAGATGGTCAAGGTTGGATTTTAG
- a CDS encoding Phosphorylase superfamily, with product MTNLDSASFSSGNLSPSQQFAILVPQGQEYQAMVKGLKQGPSNLIQLIPIPLGVLAVQAFLEQWQPGPEMHGILVIGLAGALSNTFSLGQVVVYESCRYGNAVLNTNRAWSQHLSQSLAAPLVPAYTSQELVSTAQAKAALHQKTGADVVDMEGGPILDYGASLNLPVAMVRVISDTATQDLPNLSQAIGGDGSLNPLLLTWAFLQNPIAAGHLITGSLRGLGRLEKVGQALARERSGFLVRPTV from the coding sequence GTGACAAATTTAGACTCGGCCAGTTTTTCAAGCGGCAACCTATCTCCCTCCCAACAGTTTGCGATTCTTGTTCCCCAGGGGCAAGAATACCAGGCCATGGTCAAGGGTCTTAAGCAAGGGCCATCGAACTTGATCCAGCTTATCCCGATTCCTTTGGGTGTATTGGCGGTGCAAGCATTCCTAGAGCAATGGCAACCCGGCCCGGAGATGCACGGCATTTTGGTGATCGGCTTGGCAGGGGCATTATCGAACACCTTCAGCCTGGGGCAAGTGGTGGTGTATGAATCTTGTCGCTATGGAAATGCTGTGCTCAACACCAACCGGGCCTGGAGTCAACACCTCAGTCAATCCCTAGCTGCCCCCTTAGTTCCGGCCTACACCAGTCAAGAGTTAGTGAGTACCGCCCAGGCCAAGGCCGCATTACACCAGAAAACTGGGGCTGATGTGGTGGATATGGAAGGGGGGCCAATTCTGGACTATGGCGCAAGCTTAAATCTGCCCGTGGCGATGGTGCGGGTAATTTCTGATACGGCGACCCAGGATTTACCAAATTTATCCCAGGCCATTGGGGGCGATGGCTCTCTTAATCCCCTATTACTCACCTGGGCCTTTCTCCAAAACCCCATTGCGGCTGGACATCTAATTACTGGCTCATTGCGGGGCCTGGGAAGATTAGAAAAAGTTGGGCAAGCCCTTGCTAGGGAGCGATCGGGGTTCCTGGTTCGGCCTACAGTCTGA
- a CDS encoding IS1 family transposase: MPACPICTTSQTVKNGRIHNGKQRFKCQDCGRQFVERPTKKVIDLATRELIDRLLLENISLAGIARAVQVSPQWLQNYVNEKYTQMPDQWQGRSRKKRTQDPESRT; the protein is encoded by the coding sequence ATGCCTGCCTGTCCAATTTGTACCACCTCACAAACCGTCAAAAACGGTCGCATCCATAACGGTAAGCAACGATTTAAGTGTCAAGACTGCGGCCGCCAATTTGTTGAGCGACCCACCAAAAAAGTGATTGACTTGGCAACACGGGAACTCATTGACCGCCTACTCTTAGAGAATATTTCTTTGGCTGGGATCGCACGCGCTGTCCAGGTTTCTCCCCAATGGCTCCAGAATTATGTCAACGAAAAATACACCCAGATGCCCGATCAATGGCAGGGCAGAAGCCGCAAAAAACGGACGCAAGATCCAGAGTCAAGGACTTAG
- a CDS encoding CCA tRNA nucleotidyltransferase, which yields MVNPLDPTDWPIAIRDLPADTYLVGGAVRDGLRGVFPGDLDLDFVTPAPAIPLAQQLAQKYQASFVLLDAARQIARVVFPQATLDFAQQVGDSLEADLHRRDFTINAIAYDPRGKVMVDPLHGQVDIVQKQIRMISLANLRDDPLRVLRAYRQASQLGFMITSDTRDALKTTAPQLILVAPERIRTELSYLLASPASHRYLRWVWEDGGFAHWLPQIDETGLEHLACLEAWHRAVDPCWQSLDHFLAQPLLTNPGPGEPRKRTLGTLSKLACLFNAQPEPEFIQHTLSRLTYSNREIKLIQTLLKTLPQLPQSIALKARREQFFLFRQVGSAWPGLVGLAVAMGIEPKALESLHQAWLDLENPIAHPPCLITGADLIRDFGLRPGPLIGEILQEVLEVQARGELTTKTEAGAWVRAYLEAGGNQG from the coding sequence ATGGTGAATCCCCTCGACCCCACTGATTGGCCAATTGCCATTCGTGATTTGCCGGCCGATACCTATTTGGTTGGTGGGGCGGTGCGGGATGGATTACGGGGAGTTTTTCCAGGGGATTTAGATTTAGATTTTGTCACCCCAGCCCCAGCCATTCCCTTGGCGCAACAGTTAGCTCAAAAGTACCAGGCCAGTTTTGTCCTGTTAGATGCCGCCCGACAAATTGCCCGAGTTGTCTTTCCCCAGGCCACCCTTGATTTTGCCCAACAGGTGGGGGACTCCCTAGAAGCAGATTTACATCGGCGCGACTTTACGATCAATGCTATTGCCTACGACCCACGCGGGAAGGTGATGGTTGATCCGCTGCATGGGCAAGTGGATATTGTCCAGAAACAAATTCGGATGATTTCTCTGGCAAATTTGCGTGATGATCCGTTACGAGTATTGCGCGCCTACCGCCAGGCCAGTCAATTAGGATTCATGATTACGTCCGATACCCGCGATGCCCTCAAAACAACGGCTCCCCAACTCATTCTGGTGGCCCCAGAGCGAATTCGCACCGAACTCAGTTATTTGTTAGCCAGTCCCGCAAGTCATCGCTACCTCCGCTGGGTCTGGGAGGATGGTGGGTTTGCCCATTGGTTGCCCCAAATTGATGAAACCGGCCTGGAACATTTAGCTTGCTTAGAAGCATGGCACAGAGCAGTAGATCCTTGCTGGCAGAGCTTAGATCATTTTTTAGCTCAACCCTTGCTGACTAATCCTGGCCCCGGTGAACCCCGCAAACGCACCCTCGGCACTCTGAGTAAACTGGCCTGTTTATTCAATGCTCAACCGGAACCAGAATTCATTCAACACACCTTAAGCCGCCTCACCTACAGCAACCGGGAAATAAAACTCATCCAAACCCTGCTCAAAACCTTGCCGCAACTGCCCCAGTCCATAGCTTTGAAGGCTCGCCGGGAACAATTTTTTCTCTTTCGTCAGGTTGGGTCTGCTTGGCCGGGCTTGGTCGGATTAGCGGTGGCGATGGGAATTGAACCAAAGGCTTTAGAGTCTCTGCACCAGGCCTGGTTAGATTTGGAAAACCCGATTGCCCATCCACCTTGTTTAATCACGGGGGCTGATTTAATTCGGGACTTTGGTTTGCGGCCTGGCCCCCTGATCGGTGAAATTCTCCAGGAGGTCTTAGAGGTTCAGGCCCGCGGGGAATTAACAACCAAAACAGAGGCCGGAGCCTGGGTTAGGGCTTATCTGGAGGCAGGGGGAAATCAGGGATAA
- the cysW gene encoding sulfate ABC transporter permease subunit CysW, with translation MSSNKPVSSPNSQRKSWVPIVLILIAVGYVALVLLIPAANVFYQAFSKGFGPFLDTLKLHDFQVAVGLTVGLALIAVPVNTFFGLCAAWALARKRFPGRTLILSIIDLPFSISPVVAGLMIVLVYGRVGWLGPWLLDHNIQVVFAFPGMVLATIFVSLPFVAREVIPVLEEVGPEQEEAAKILGANEWQTFWRVTLPNIRWGLLYGVLLTNARAMGEFGAVAVVSGNIAGKTQSLPLFVEEAYKNYQTESAYGAAVILGLLAVFTLVVQELLERRTRIKEVE, from the coding sequence ATGTCATCAAATAAGCCCGTTAGTTCACCCAACTCCCAACGCAAATCCTGGGTGCCGATTGTCTTAATTCTGATTGCCGTGGGCTATGTGGCTTTAGTCCTATTGATTCCAGCGGCTAATGTTTTTTACCAGGCCTTTAGCAAAGGCTTTGGCCCCTTTCTGGACACATTGAAGCTCCATGATTTCCAAGTGGCCGTTGGCCTCACAGTTGGTTTAGCTCTGATTGCCGTGCCCGTGAATACCTTTTTTGGCCTCTGTGCAGCTTGGGCCTTAGCTCGGAAACGCTTTCCCGGCCGGACACTCATTCTTAGTATTATTGATCTTCCCTTTTCGATCTCCCCAGTTGTTGCGGGGTTAATGATTGTGTTGGTTTATGGTCGGGTCGGGTGGCTTGGTCCCTGGTTACTGGATCACAATATCCAAGTGGTGTTTGCTTTTCCAGGCATGGTCTTAGCCACAATCTTTGTTAGCCTGCCATTCGTGGCCCGAGAAGTCATCCCGGTCTTAGAAGAAGTGGGGCCTGAGCAGGAGGAAGCCGCAAAAATTCTCGGAGCTAATGAATGGCAAACCTTTTGGCGAGTCACTCTCCCGAATATTCGCTGGGGCTTGCTCTATGGGGTGCTGTTAACCAATGCCCGGGCAATGGGAGAATTTGGGGCGGTGGCCGTTGTCTCCGGAAATATTGCGGGGAAAACCCAAAGTTTACCGCTCTTTGTTGAAGAAGCTTACAAAAACTACCAGACTGAAAGTGCCTATGGGGCGGCGGTAATTTTGGGACTATTGGCTGTGTTTACCTTGGTGGTACAAGAACTTCTAGAGCGACGGACTAGAATTAAGGAGGTTGAGTAA
- the arsJ gene encoding organoarsenical effux MFS transporter ArsJ, producing the protein MGAVKVGVANLRNYALVTVAYWGFTITDGALRMLVLLYFNQIGYSPLDIALLFLFYEIFGIVTNFFGGWIGSQFGLKLTLYSGIALQIASLVMLSPLEPSWPIAFAVPYVMVAQALSGIAKDLTKMSSKSAIRLVVPQTAQSQLFKWVAILTGSKNALKGVGFFVGALLLGWVGFQNSLWIMAVGLLMVLVTGLLLPAGMGKVKTKVKVQQLFSKSKEINILSAARFFLFGARDVWFVVGLPVFLRSILGWSFYQVGGFLAIWVIGYGLVQSAAPTLLNRFNQAPQAATIRFWTFALTAIPGLIAMALGTALNPNFVVIVGLLVFGVIFAFNSAVHSYLVLAFTDDDKVALNVGFYYMANSGGRLLGTVLSGWVYQTAGLGGCLWVSLFFVLVAGLITLKLPNPDPKNFVPRPY; encoded by the coding sequence ATGGGGGCCGTTAAAGTGGGTGTGGCAAATCTGCGTAATTACGCGCTGGTGACGGTGGCCTATTGGGGCTTCACGATTACCGATGGGGCCTTGCGGATGCTGGTGCTCCTCTATTTCAACCAAATTGGCTATTCTCCCCTGGATATTGCCCTATTATTTTTGTTTTATGAAATCTTTGGCATCGTCACTAACTTTTTCGGGGGCTGGATTGGCTCCCAATTTGGCTTGAAACTCACCCTCTACAGCGGCATTGCCCTCCAGATTGCCTCCTTGGTGATGTTGTCCCCCTTAGAACCCAGTTGGCCGATTGCCTTTGCAGTCCCCTATGTGATGGTGGCCCAGGCCCTGTCGGGAATTGCCAAGGATCTCACCAAAATGAGTTCTAAAAGTGCGATTCGCTTAGTCGTTCCCCAAACGGCCCAGAGTCAATTATTCAAGTGGGTGGCGATTCTGACTGGCTCCAAAAATGCCCTCAAGGGGGTGGGGTTCTTTGTGGGGGCCTTGTTGCTGGGCTGGGTTGGGTTTCAAAATTCCCTCTGGATTATGGCAGTGGGATTACTGATGGTTCTCGTGACCGGCCTGCTTCTTCCGGCAGGGATGGGTAAAGTCAAAACCAAAGTTAAGGTTCAACAGCTATTTTCTAAAAGTAAAGAAATTAACATTCTCTCGGCCGCGCGGTTTTTTCTGTTTGGGGCCCGGGATGTCTGGTTTGTGGTGGGTCTGCCCGTGTTTCTACGGAGTATTTTGGGCTGGTCATTCTATCAAGTCGGGGGTTTTTTAGCGATTTGGGTGATTGGCTATGGCCTGGTGCAGTCCGCGGCTCCCACCCTACTCAATCGGTTTAACCAGGCCCCCCAAGCTGCCACGATTCGCTTTTGGACATTTGCCTTGACCGCCATCCCCGGATTGATTGCCATGGCCTTAGGAACGGCTCTGAACCCCAATTTTGTAGTTATTGTTGGGCTGTTAGTCTTTGGCGTGATTTTTGCTTTTAATTCAGCGGTGCATTCCTATCTCGTATTAGCCTTTACTGACGATGACAAAGTGGCCCTTAATGTTGGCTTTTATTACATGGCCAATTCTGGAGGGAGATTACTGGGCACTGTCCTATCGGGTTGGGTTTATCAGACGGCAGGCCTGGGAGGTTGTTTATGGGTGTCATTATTTTTCGTTTTAGTGGCGGGCTTAATTACCTTAAAACTACCCAATCCAGACCCTAAAAATTTTGTCCCCAGGCCCTATTAG
- a CDS encoding NADAR family protein, with product MTIYFYHIDHPYGCFSNFSRHGFHLAGCYWPTAEHYYQAQKFINTGHAYLSQRIQLAPTPGEAAQIGRDPRHPLRPDWEKVKLEVMYAAIQAKFQTHSDIRGILLGTGEEDLVENSPVDSFWGCGANGNGSNHLGRLLMQLRQELRQENSP from the coding sequence ATGACGATTTATTTCTATCACATTGATCATCCCTATGGCTGTTTCTCCAATTTCTCTCGACATGGCTTTCACCTCGCTGGTTGCTATTGGCCGACCGCAGAGCACTATTACCAGGCCCAGAAATTTATTAACACTGGCCATGCCTATCTTTCCCAAAGAATTCAATTAGCCCCAACCCCCGGTGAAGCAGCCCAAATTGGCCGAGATCCTCGCCATCCCCTGCGCCCCGATTGGGAAAAGGTCAAGTTAGAGGTCATGTATGCTGCTATTCAAGCCAAGTTTCAGACCCATTCTGATATTCGAGGCATCTTATTAGGGACTGGTGAAGAAGACTTAGTTGAGAATTCCCCCGTGGATAGTTTTTGGGGCTGTGGGGCCAATGGCAACGGCTCGAACCATTTAGGACGGCTATTAATGCAATTGCGCCAAGAACTACGTCAGGAAAATTCCCCTTAA
- a CDS encoding metal ABC transporter ATP-binding protein — translation MVEPLLAVEGLTVVRGQNTVVENVSFKICAGTDTAIVGPNGAGKSTLVQAILGILPHQSGQVQVLGTPLMAGGWLPTRCRQHIAYLPQNFLVDRRIPVTVGELVGLGWGAMEWEIPWLKLPQRRRAVHQALARVNASHLYHQSIGHLSGGELKRVLLAYCLVFPRRLLILDEAPAGLDVRGEADFYDLLYQLKREEDWAILQISHDLDMVRRHCDQVLCLNRLLLCQGTPDVALAPETLALAYGTEFVQYRHHH, via the coding sequence TTGGTCGAACCTCTTCTTGCTGTTGAAGGCTTAACCGTTGTCCGCGGTCAAAACACCGTGGTTGAAAATGTCTCATTTAAGATTTGTGCTGGGACAGATACGGCAATTGTCGGGCCAAATGGGGCCGGCAAAAGCACCTTAGTCCAGGCCATTTTAGGAATTCTGCCCCATCAGTCTGGGCAAGTCCAAGTCTTAGGAACGCCCCTCATGGCTGGGGGTTGGTTGCCCACTCGTTGCCGCCAACATATTGCTTATCTGCCCCAAAACTTTTTAGTGGATCGGCGGATTCCCGTTACGGTTGGAGAATTAGTTGGCCTGGGTTGGGGGGCGATGGAGTGGGAAATCCCCTGGTTAAAATTGCCACAACGGCGACGGGCGGTTCACCAGGCCTTGGCTCGTGTCAATGCTAGTCATCTCTACCACCAGTCCATTGGGCATTTATCCGGCGGGGAACTCAAGCGGGTTTTATTAGCCTATTGTTTGGTGTTTCCGCGGCGGTTACTCATTTTGGATGAAGCCCCAGCGGGCCTGGACGTGCGGGGAGAAGCAGATTTTTACGACCTCCTCTATCAACTCAAACGAGAAGAAGACTGGGCGATCCTGCAAATTTCCCATGATCTGGACATGGTGCGCCGTCACTGTGATCAAGTCCTCTGTTTAAATCGGCTCTTGCTCTGTCAGGGAACGCCGGATGTGGCCCTCGCCCCAGAAACCCTCGCCCTTGCCTATGGGACAGAGTTTGTCCAATATCGCCATCATCATTAA
- a CDS encoding phytoene/squalene synthase family protein, which yields MVQMALESPVNVRAAERFCQEILPEVSRTFALSIRFLPGTLGRAVLIAYLICRIADTVEDDPVASIATKTLLLDDLLECFDSSRLADDYGRIAQNLEGEAAHIRLVANTGLVFTLFRTLPLTSQQHVQRWVSEMVHGMKKFVNLYPTGIRIKTLDEYKEYCYYVAGTVGYLLTDLWHEHSFSIGQDEYQVLLKRCGAFGEALQTVNILKDIAWDAEHENSIYIPEQSLVAQGSGHQLLLKPELKANNHAAIKELVALAWHDLDEAQEYLLSVPKAAVPIRLFCVLPLLFAYATLRDITETTAMLESGGSVKISRAEVKSLMLMGPISVLSNHSLRWLIAQVRQKPFILGSAS from the coding sequence ATGGTTCAGATGGCATTGGAATCTCCAGTTAATGTGCGGGCAGCCGAGCGGTTCTGTCAGGAGATTTTGCCGGAAGTCTCTCGTACCTTTGCCTTGAGTATTCGCTTCTTACCGGGGACATTAGGGCGGGCGGTTTTAATTGCCTATTTAATCTGTCGAATTGCCGATACGGTCGAAGATGATCCTGTTGCCAGCATTGCGACGAAAACCCTCCTCCTAGACGACTTATTAGAGTGCTTTGATAGCTCCCGCCTAGCCGATGATTACGGTCGGATTGCCCAAAACTTAGAAGGGGAAGCAGCCCACATCCGCTTGGTGGCTAACACCGGCCTGGTCTTTACCCTGTTTCGGACATTGCCATTAACCTCCCAACAGCACGTCCAACGCTGGGTGAGTGAGATGGTGCATGGGATGAAAAAATTTGTCAATCTCTATCCCACGGGGATTCGGATTAAAACCCTGGATGAATATAAAGAATATTGCTATTACGTGGCCGGAACCGTGGGCTACCTCCTCACCGATTTGTGGCATGAACATTCTTTTTCGATTGGGCAAGACGAATACCAAGTTCTGCTCAAACGTTGCGGGGCCTTTGGAGAAGCCCTCCAGACCGTGAATATTCTCAAAGATATTGCTTGGGATGCGGAACACGAAAACTCGATTTATATTCCGGAACAGTCTCTTGTGGCCCAAGGTAGCGGCCATCAACTCCTCCTCAAGCCAGAACTGAAAGCCAATAACCATGCCGCCATTAAAGAATTAGTCGCCCTGGCCTGGCATGATTTGGATGAAGCCCAGGAATATCTGCTCTCTGTCCCCAAAGCAGCGGTGCCAATTCGCCTATTTTGTGTTCTGCCCTTGTTATTTGCCTATGCCACCTTGCGAGATATTACCGAAACAACGGCCATGCTGGAGTCGGGTGGTTCGGTGAAAATTAGTCGGGCTGAAGTGAAATCCTTGATGCTCATGGGGCCAATCTCCGTCTTGAGTAATCACAGTTTGCGCTGGCTGATTGCCCAAGTTCGTCAGAAGCCGTTTATTTTAGGCTCGGCAAGCTAA